One genomic segment of Acanthopagrus latus isolate v.2019 chromosome 14, fAcaLat1.1, whole genome shotgun sequence includes these proteins:
- the LOC119032675 gene encoding tetraspanin-8-like isoform X2 has translation MGRVNVCLKRSYIVVTTLIAIMSALLLALTLFSHGKFHDDEEVENLLPGIRAMYVFSIGTLLFAGIGLYGANKEKKWALIVFAVAMILSSLYLIVNEIGGLIVLPKMAEGVKMHYREMLPLTNASDSFLKEFEELQSELQCCGMEQGYQDWGYNISIYCVCHEDSTNPCVLAPRMSSLNKYGPTMIYEEVSSVALCTAILCRLNRKENIPTVVYSPEAKAGNYTILSEPAENT, from the exons atCATGAGTGCCTTGCTGTTGGCACTGACTCTGTTCAGCCACGGAAAGTTCCACGACGATGAAGAG GTAGAGAACTTGCTCCCAGGCATACGTGCCATGTATGTTTTTTCCATCGGAACTCTTCTCTTCGCCGGCATTGGCCTGTACGGTGccaacaaagagaagaaatgggCGCTGATAGTG TTTGCAGTTGCCATGATCCTGAGCAGTCTGTACTTGATTGTCAATGAAATTGGAGGGCTGATTGTGCTACCAAAG ATGGCTGAAGGAGTAAAGATGCACTACCGGGAGATGCTGCCACTGACTAATGCTAGTGACAGTTTTTTGAAAGAATTTGAGGAGTTGCAGAGTGAA TTGCAGTGTTGTGGAATGGAACAGGGCTACCAGGACTGGGGCTACAACATCTCGATATACTGCGTGTGCCATGAAGATTCCACTAAtccatgt GTTTTAGCTCCCAGAATGAGCAGCCTGAACAAGTATGGGCCCACGATGATTTATGAGGAG GTCTCGTCGGTTGCGCTGTGCACCGCCATCTTGTGTCGGCTCAATCGGAAGGAAAATATCCCCACAGTTGTTTACAGTCCGGAGGCAAAGGCAGGCAACTACACCATTCTGTCAGAGCCTGCAGAGAacacctga
- the LOC119032675 gene encoding tetraspanin-8-like isoform X1, which produces MGRVNVCLKRSYIVVTTLIAIMSALLLALTLFSHGKFHDDEEVENLLPGIRAMYVFSIGTLLFAGIGLYGANKEKKWALIVFAVAMILSSLYLIVNEIGGLIVLPKMAEGVKMHYREMLPLTNASDSFLKEFEELQSELQCCGMEQGYQDWGYNISIYCVCHEDSTNPCVLAPRMSSLNKYGPTMIYEEPCLPHLISQMMIIINFILVIMAGIILLWVSSVALCTAILCRLNRKENIPTVVYSPEAKAGNYTILSEPAENT; this is translated from the exons atCATGAGTGCCTTGCTGTTGGCACTGACTCTGTTCAGCCACGGAAAGTTCCACGACGATGAAGAG GTAGAGAACTTGCTCCCAGGCATACGTGCCATGTATGTTTTTTCCATCGGAACTCTTCTCTTCGCCGGCATTGGCCTGTACGGTGccaacaaagagaagaaatgggCGCTGATAGTG TTTGCAGTTGCCATGATCCTGAGCAGTCTGTACTTGATTGTCAATGAAATTGGAGGGCTGATTGTGCTACCAAAG ATGGCTGAAGGAGTAAAGATGCACTACCGGGAGATGCTGCCACTGACTAATGCTAGTGACAGTTTTTTGAAAGAATTTGAGGAGTTGCAGAGTGAA TTGCAGTGTTGTGGAATGGAACAGGGCTACCAGGACTGGGGCTACAACATCTCGATATACTGCGTGTGCCATGAAGATTCCACTAAtccatgt GTTTTAGCTCCCAGAATGAGCAGCCTGAACAAGTATGGGCCCACGATGATTTATGAGGAG CCTTGCCTTCCACACTTGATCAGCCAAATGATGATTATCATAAATTTTATACTGGTCATAATGGCGGGCATCATATTACTCTGG GTCTCGTCGGTTGCGCTGTGCACCGCCATCTTGTGTCGGCTCAATCGGAAGGAAAATATCCCCACAGTTGTTTACAGTCCGGAGGCAAAGGCAGGCAACTACACCATTCTGTCAGAGCCTGCAGAGAacacctga